The following nucleotide sequence is from Komagataeibacter medellinensis NBRC 3288.
TGAGCATTTCACCTGTAACCACCATGATTTATGTCAAATTATGTCAAACGATACCCTCGATGTCGCGATCTTCGAGCACTCGGAAGACCCTGTCATAGGCATAGCCAGCGTCCATCGTTGCAATATCGATCGCTCCTCCGGTTATGGCTTCGATCGCATCGAGCCGCGTGGCGACGGCTATGCCTTCATTCTCCTCGCCAGCCGCGACCTTAAACATCCAGCACACCGCCAGCAACATCGTCTACAGCGGTATGCTGCCTGCAAGCTGACTCGAGCCGCTGGTTGCGGCCGTTGGTCGCCATCGTGGCATCCGGGTTGGTCACGCAGACCTTTTTGAACCTGCCGCTCTGCCGACCCTCCCGAAGCTCTTCGTTATCAGCACGCTCGACAGCCTCGACATGCCAGACGACGACTGTGTCCCGGCTGACATGTGCGCGGATCAGCGCGGCATCGATATGAACGACTTCGCCCGTCGCGATCCGAGCCTTGAGAAAGGCCTGGACGGTATGCTCAAAGATTCGCCAAAACCGTTGGACACCCTAGCACTACAGTTGCATTTTGTGTCGTGAGTGAGCGCGGATAGCACTGGCCTGATGCGTTCGTCGAAAGACGGACCATCTGAGGATGTGAGAGACGGGTAGTCTGCGTTGTGCAAGTTTTACGACGAGGCGCCTGATCTCCTGAATGGACCAGCGGACAAGGACTGTCGTGTTCTGAGTTGTGTTTTTTTCGGTTTCAGTGAGTTTGCCTGGTAACGGACACTGGCCATGACGGCATAGGCCAGCATGACCAGAGAGACGTGCCGATGCCAACCATGCCAGGAGCGGGTCTCGTTATGATCAAGACCAAATTCGTTTTTGGCCGTCTCGAACCCTTCTTCGATCCTCCAGCGCGTCCCTTCAACGTTCACCAGTTCCTGCGTGGTTGTCCCTTTCGGGCTCCAGGTCGTAAAATAGGCAAGGTCCCCGTCAGCGATGTTTCGGCGGATCAACAGGCCACGTGTCCATGGTCCGGCTATAGGGCAGTCAAATTCTTCAGCATCCAGATCAGCAAGCGGAAGATACGCCCAGTCATAAAGTCGCTCACCTTTTGTGCCGTGCCCCGCTGACAGACGACGCCAGGCCTGGTCTGGCAGTCCTGCTGCAATATCTTTCGCCTCTCCGGCAATCAGCGGTTCCGTTGCCCATGATCCGAACCAGTGATTGCCCTTGACCCCAAGCACATATCCAATTCCTGCCCGGCGAAGCGTGCGTTCTACGTCGCCCACGCCATACACGCTGTCTGCTGCAACCCAGCGGAACGGCACACCGGCCTCAATACTTCGCTCAATCATCATCGAGGCTAACGCCGGTTTGGTTGCAAACACCACGTCATCGGGAACGTGGGCCCGCTTCAGACGCTCAGGCTTTGATGTCCAGTCTTTCGGGAGATACAGGGCGCGGTCAATAAAGGCATGCCCCCGTTCCGAAACATAAGCGCCAAACACACCAATCTGGCAGTTCGTGATCTTGCCGGCAGATCCCGTATACTGCCGCCCCACACCGCAGGACGCCTGACCCTTCTTCAGAAAACCGGTCTCATCAATGACCAGCACGCCCTCTTCAGTGCCCAGATGCTCAATCACATAATCCCTGACGACGTCACGAAGGGCATCGGCATCCCAGTGCCCGCGTCCCAGAAGCGCCTGCTGCCGCCATGGACCAGGATCTCCTGCGGCTTCCGCTCGCATCCATCCCGTCTTGCGTGGTTCATTGCCAATCAAAACATCAAGAAAAGCACAGGCCGAATCTACGACACGTTTTTGCGTGAACAGCGGCGCCATCCGATCCTTGGCGGACCGAAGCGAGCGCGCCCATAATTCCAGCGTCTCTTCAACAGACGTACCGCCACTCATCATATCCTGAATCATGGTTACCCATAGATTCAGAACTCAACACAAAATGCAACTGTAGTGCTAGGCTCAGGACCCATTGATTTGTGTAGGGAATTTTGCTTCAGGTTCTGCAAGGAGACTGAAGATGAGTGACCTGTTTTGGCTGACGGATGAACAGATGGAGCGTCTGCGGCCGTTCTTTCCCAAGAGCCATGGTAAACCTCGCGTTGATGACCGCCGCGTGCTGAGCGGCATCATTTTTGTGAACCGCAATGGTATGCGCTGGCGTGATGCACCCCGGGAATACGGTCCGCACAAGACGCTCTACAACCGTTGGAAGCGTTGGGGCGACATGGGCATTTTCATGCGGATGATGGATGGCCTGTCTGCCGCGAAGGCTGAGCCTCAGACTATTATGATTGATGCGACCTATCTCAAGGCACACCGCACGGCTTCAAGCCTGCGGTTAAAAAAGGGGATCCAGGCCGCCTGATCGGACGCACTAAAGGGGGCATGAACACCAAGCTGTATGCGGTCACCGATCAGAACGGACGACCGCTGAGCTTCTTTATGACAGCCGGACAGATCAGTGATTACACCGGAGCCTCTGCTCTGCTGGACAACCTTCCCATGGCACAGTGGTTGCTGGCGGATCGGGGTTATGATGCTGACTGGTTCCGGGATGCCCTGGAGGAAAAAGGGATCAGGCCCTGCATTCCGGGAAGAAGATCCCGCGGAAAACCAGTCAAATACGACAAGCGAAAATACAAAAGACGCAACCGCATCGAAATCATGTTCGGCCGTCTCAAGGACTGGCGGCGGGTCGCAACACGCTATGACAGATGCCCGAACGTCTTCTTCTCAGCCATCTGCCTCGCTGCAACCGTCATCTTCTGGCTATGAGTCCTGAGCCTAGGAACCTCTGATTGAGACGGTTCGCCCAAGGGGCAAGACGCCACCCCATGATCTACAGCGCACGATAGCAGCGATTTTCTGGCA
It contains:
- a CDS encoding IS5 family transposase (programmed frameshift), coding for MSDLFWLTDEQMERLRPFFPKSHGKPRVDDRRVLSGIIFVNRNGMRWRDAPREYGPHKTLYNRWKRWGDMGIFMRMMDGLSAAKAEPQTIMIDATYLKAHRTASSLRFKKGDPGRLIGRTKGGMNTKLYAVTDQNGRPLSFFMTAGQISDYTGASALLDNLPMAQWLLADRGYDADWFRDALEEKGIRPCIPGRRSRGKPVKYDKRKYKRRNRIEIMFGRLKDWRRVATRYDRCPNVFFSAICLAATVIFWL
- a CDS encoding IS701-like element IS1452 family transposase codes for the protein MIQDMMSGGTSVEETLELWARSLRSAKDRMAPLFTQKRVVDSACAFLDVLIGNEPRKTGWMRAEAAGDPGPWRQQALLGRGHWDADALRDVVRDYVIEHLGTEEGVLVIDETGFLKKGQASCGVGRQYTGSAGKITNCQIGVFGAYVSERGHAFIDRALYLPKDWTSKPERLKRAHVPDDVVFATKPALASMMIERSIEAGVPFRWVAADSVYGVGDVERTLRRAGIGYVLGVKGNHWFGSWATEPLIAGEAKDIAAGLPDQAWRRLSAGHGTKGERLYDWAYLPLADLDAEEFDCPIAGPWTRGLLIRRNIADGDLAYFTTWSPKGTTTQELVNVEGTRWRIEEGFETAKNEFGLDHNETRSWHGWHRHVSLVMLAYAVMASVRYQANSLKPKKTQLRTRQSLSAGPFRRSGASS